The proteins below come from a single Roseiflexus sp. RS-1 genomic window:
- a CDS encoding IS66 family transposase, with translation MQIPDLNPDSIADLATRQIVIQLLNVIETLAAENAALRVENQNLRDEVARLKGRSGKPDIKPPTPPPSPPPADHSSEAERRTRTPRGKPKKNATLIVTHEERCGVDPATLPPDAVRHGTTDSIVQRLRIDVEVVRFVRERWYVPSTNTLITAPLPPGYRGGFCPTTHTIVPALGHGANVSQPALLRFLRDVGLKIGTGTVARMLLDPKGRWADEAAAIHQTGLATGSWVATDQTSTRVDGQNEVCHVVGNAWFTSYHTRPGGTRQDVLAVIWGQELRYRLNDESLAWLQARSLPHTLLRRLREALPRGTDMTAAELQQHLTNAGITLTPQQVQPVGDALALAAYHAQTQAPVLRWLLSDDAPVYDHLTTTHALCWVHDWRHYAKLAPRAPHHQAELAAFGERYWTFYRDLLAYQQAPTAAERARLADAFDALVEKETGYAALDDRISKTADKRTQLLAVLKHPDIPLHNNDMELAARRRVRKRDISFGPQSRDGARAWDTFQTLAATAAKLGVGFFHYLRDRIVTPETTLTLAERVAQRAGIAVPSSA, from the coding sequence ATGCAGATACCTGACCTCAACCCCGACAGCATTGCCGATCTGGCAACCCGCCAGATCGTGATCCAGTTGCTGAACGTCATCGAGACGCTGGCGGCTGAGAACGCCGCCCTGCGGGTTGAAAACCAGAATCTGCGGGATGAGGTGGCACGGCTGAAGGGACGCTCGGGTAAGCCCGACATCAAACCACCCACGCCGCCGCCCAGCCCGCCGCCTGCGGATCATTCCTCGGAGGCCGAGCGCCGCACGCGCACGCCACGGGGCAAGCCGAAAAAGAACGCGACCCTGATTGTCACGCACGAGGAGCGCTGCGGGGTGGATCCGGCGACCCTGCCCCCCGATGCGGTGCGCCATGGGACAACCGATTCCATCGTGCAGCGCCTGCGCATCGACGTGGAGGTGGTCCGCTTCGTGCGGGAGCGGTGGTACGTCCCCAGCACCAACACGCTCATCACCGCACCGTTGCCGCCCGGCTACCGGGGTGGGTTTTGCCCCACGACCCATACCATCGTTCCCGCACTCGGTCACGGGGCAAACGTCAGTCAGCCCGCGCTGCTGCGCTTTCTGCGGGATGTCGGTCTGAAGATTGGCACGGGCACGGTGGCGCGCATGCTGCTGGATCCGAAGGGACGCTGGGCGGACGAAGCCGCCGCGATTCATCAAACCGGCCTCGCCACCGGGTCGTGGGTCGCCACCGACCAGACCAGTACCCGCGTGGATGGGCAGAACGAGGTCTGCCACGTTGTGGGCAATGCCTGGTTCACGAGCTATCATACCCGTCCCGGCGGCACGCGCCAGGATGTCCTGGCGGTCATCTGGGGCCAGGAACTCCGCTATCGCCTCAATGACGAGTCGCTGGCGTGGCTGCAGGCTCGCAGCCTGCCGCACACCCTGCTCCGCCGGCTGCGGGAGGCCCTGCCCCGCGGCACGGACATGACGGCGGCGGAACTCCAGCAGCACCTGACCAACGCCGGGATCACGCTCACCCCGCAGCAGGTACAGCCGGTCGGCGATGCGCTGGCGCTTGCCGCCTATCACGCCCAAACCCAGGCGCCCGTCCTGCGCTGGTTGCTGAGCGATGATGCCCCCGTGTATGACCACCTCACGACCACCCACGCCCTGTGTTGGGTGCATGATTGGCGGCATTACGCCAAGCTTGCCCCACGGGCGCCCCATCATCAGGCCGAACTCGCCGCGTTTGGGGAACGCTATTGGACGTTCTATCGCGACCTGCTGGCCTATCAACAGGCGCCCACTGCGGCGGAACGCGCACGGTTGGCGGATGCGTTTGACGCCTTGGTGGAAAAAGAGACCGGCTATGCGGCGTTGGATGACCGGATCAGCAAAACCGCCGACAAACGGACCCAGTTGTTGGCGGTGCTGAAACATCCCGACATTCCCCTGCACAATAATGATATGGAACTGGCGGCGCGACGCCGCGTGCGCAAACGCGATATCAGTTTCGGCCCTCAATCCCGAGACGGGGCACGGGCGTGGGATACCTTCCAAACCCTGGCCGCCACCGCCGCCAAACTCGGCGTGGGGTTCTTTCACTATCTCCGCGACCGCATCGTCACGCCGGAGACCACCCTCACCTTAGCCGAACGGGTAGCGCAACGGGCGGGTATCGCTGTGCCTTCATCGGCCTGA
- a CDS encoding glycerate kinase: protein MQRFWRGYVMQYLDLDRQLASADLVITAEGTIDGQTPYGKIPAAMTRRDQRYGIPVVVLAGAIGADADANYQYGITAFQSIVRGPCPIEDAIRDADALTAACAEGIMHLIQIGQKLANRQYLPGQRKRERMQTTLVL, encoded by the coding sequence ATCCAGCGCTTTTGGAGAGGATACGTCATGCAGTATCTTGATCTGGATCGCCAGCTTGCATCCGCCGATCTGGTCATCACTGCCGAGGGAACTATCGATGGTCAGACGCCATACGGCAAAATACCGGCTGCAATGACGCGTCGCGATCAACGCTATGGAATACCGGTTGTCGTACTGGCGGGCGCAATTGGCGCCGACGCGGATGCGAACTATCAATACGGGATCACGGCTTTCCAGAGCATTGTGCGAGGCCCGTGCCCAATCGAAGATGCGATCCGCGATGCCGATGCGCTTACCGCAGCATGCGCAGAGGGGATCATGCACCTGATCCAGATCGGGCAAAAACTGGCGAACCGCCAGTATCTGCCTGGTCAGCGAAAGCGTGAGCGCATGCAAACAACGCTTGTGCTCTGA
- a CDS encoding SirB1 family protein — MTSPARRRFRAIAQLPDDQINLAEAALCIAWEDQGEGNPSASLRRIDALAATAQERIAGRRGSRAIVAALNVYLFDELGFRGNFWDYSDPGNSFLDQVIARRVGLPILLSVLYLEIGWRLHLPVVGLALPGHFLVRYVDQQNGDLYIDPFNRGRLWSLAECERQIASFAGTINPALVQQIMAPPSPRSILLRILRNLKGAYIQREQFERALAAVDRMLLLSFDAAELRDRGLLRARLGHWSGALADLERYAHMAPQASDLETIRRQVRALAEAMIPLN; from the coding sequence ATGACGTCGCCTGCACGCCGTCGTTTCCGCGCCATAGCCCAACTGCCTGACGACCAGATCAATCTGGCGGAGGCGGCGCTCTGTATTGCCTGGGAAGATCAGGGTGAGGGCAATCCGTCTGCTTCGTTGCGACGCATTGATGCGCTGGCGGCAACTGCGCAGGAGCGTATCGCAGGAAGGCGTGGTTCGCGCGCAATTGTGGCAGCACTGAATGTCTACCTGTTCGATGAACTTGGCTTTCGCGGCAACTTCTGGGATTACAGTGATCCCGGCAACAGTTTCCTCGATCAGGTGATCGCGCGACGTGTCGGTCTGCCTATTCTGCTGTCGGTGCTCTATCTGGAGATCGGCTGGCGGTTGCATCTGCCGGTAGTGGGTCTGGCACTGCCGGGACATTTTCTGGTGCGTTATGTTGATCAGCAGAACGGCGACCTCTACATCGATCCTTTCAATCGCGGAAGATTGTGGTCACTGGCGGAATGTGAGCGACAGATCGCCTCGTTTGCGGGCACAATCAATCCAGCCCTGGTGCAGCAGATCATGGCGCCGCCGTCGCCGCGCTCAATTCTGCTGCGCATATTGCGTAATCTGAAAGGCGCCTATATTCAGCGCGAGCAGTTCGAACGCGCGCTGGCGGCGGTTGATCGGATGCTGCTGCTCTCGTTCGATGCCGCCGAATTGCGCGACCGCGGGTTGCTACGCGCGCGCCTGGGGCACTGGTCAGGCGCGCTGGCGGACCTTGAACGGTATGCGCATATGGCGCCACAGGCGAGCGATCTGGAGACCATCCGCCGTCAGGTGCGGGCGCTGGCAGAAGCAATGATACCGCTGAACTAG
- a CDS encoding aldehyde dehydrogenase family protein: MSESSARIYRNYIGGAWLASLARRHAPNINPANAEDYIGDVPLSINDEAIAAAEVAAHALRSWRRTPAPARGALVLRAAQLLAERAEPIARAIVREQGKTLAEARAEVRHAIAYAEFCGAAAAMPEGATVPLSSAGRFGYTRRRPLGVVALLTPDWSPLALPLERLAQALITGNTVVVKPALATPETAEWLVRCFADAGAPSGVVNLVHGASDETGATLIDHPAVRAVWIGGPHADIAGVRRQADMRDIRFMGEHRDVNPVIVLEDADLDLALSGVIAGAFGNAGQTHTATKRVVLVHPVADAFLEALVARVCAMRLGNGLNEQVSLGPCTDEAQIQQALDLIEQARAEGAEVLCGGVRAHDGELAHGFFLRPTIVDRVRPDMRIAQEAAPGPVLAVTRVESFAEALTLVHQPQQLVAASLYTRDGARMLRFTDDIRARSIHINAPTTGNEPHLPVHHNTLLDFFTETSAVYIEYGAERGRLQDEGI, encoded by the coding sequence ATGTCTGAAAGCAGCGCCCGAATCTACCGCAACTATATCGGGGGTGCATGGTTAGCATCGCTGGCGCGTCGCCACGCACCAAATATCAATCCAGCCAATGCTGAAGACTACATCGGTGACGTGCCGCTCTCGATTAACGATGAAGCCATCGCCGCCGCCGAAGTCGCCGCGCACGCCCTCCGTTCCTGGCGTCGCACTCCTGCACCGGCACGGGGTGCGCTGGTGCTTCGCGCCGCGCAGCTGCTGGCGGAACGGGCGGAACCGATCGCGCGCGCGATCGTTCGTGAGCAGGGGAAGACGCTTGCTGAGGCGCGCGCGGAAGTGCGGCACGCCATCGCCTATGCAGAGTTCTGTGGCGCTGCCGCTGCCATGCCCGAAGGCGCAACCGTGCCGTTGTCCAGCGCCGGACGCTTCGGCTACACGCGCCGTCGTCCGCTGGGAGTGGTTGCACTGCTGACACCGGACTGGTCGCCGCTGGCGTTGCCGCTCGAACGCCTGGCGCAGGCGCTCATCACCGGCAATACTGTTGTTGTGAAACCAGCCCTGGCAACGCCGGAAACCGCAGAGTGGCTGGTTCGCTGCTTCGCCGATGCTGGCGCACCCTCCGGCGTGGTGAACCTGGTTCACGGCGCCAGCGACGAAACCGGCGCAACCCTGATCGATCATCCAGCAGTTCGCGCCGTATGGATCGGTGGTCCGCATGCCGATATTGCTGGCGTGCGTCGTCAGGCGGATATGCGCGACATTCGCTTCATGGGCGAACACCGTGATGTCAATCCGGTCATCGTCCTGGAGGACGCCGACCTCGATCTGGCGCTATCGGGTGTCATCGCTGGCGCGTTTGGCAACGCCGGTCAGACGCACACTGCCACCAAACGGGTCGTGCTGGTGCATCCCGTCGCCGATGCGTTTCTGGAAGCGCTGGTTGCGCGCGTCTGTGCGATGCGCCTGGGCAACGGTCTTAACGAGCAGGTTTCGCTGGGACCATGCACCGACGAGGCGCAGATTCAGCAGGCGCTCGACCTGATCGAGCAGGCGCGGGCGGAAGGCGCTGAGGTGCTGTGTGGCGGCGTGCGCGCCCACGACGGAGAACTGGCGCACGGTTTCTTTCTCCGCCCGACGATTGTTGATCGGGTGCGTCCAGATATGCGCATTGCCCAGGAAGCGGCGCCAGGACCGGTGCTGGCGGTCACCCGCGTCGAGAGTTTTGCAGAGGCGCTAACGCTTGTCCATCAACCGCAGCAACTCGTTGCGGCGAGCCTCTACACCCGCGACGGCGCACGTATGCTGCGGTTCACCGACGACATTCGCGCCCGGTCGATCCACATTAATGCGCCGACGACCGGCAATGAGCCACATCTGCCGGTTCACCACAACACACTGCTTGACTTCTTCACGGAAACGAGTGCGGTTTACATCGAGTACGGCGCAGAGCGCGGCAGATTGCAGGACGAGGGAATATAG
- a CDS encoding O-acetyl-ADP-ribose deacetylase gives MRFAIGNAVLELIRGNIVEQDVDAIVNAANETLAPGGGVSGAIHRAAGPELADECARIGGCPTGEARITAGYRLKARHVIHAVGPRYSGNPRDAELLASAYRSALMLAASHGLQSIAFPSISTGIYGYPLDQAAPIALATCRDVLLNHPGVALVRFVLFDEETYRAYEQAAQTIGLTSIET, from the coding sequence ATGCGCTTTGCTATCGGCAATGCTGTACTGGAACTGATCCGCGGCAATATCGTCGAACAGGACGTTGACGCCATCGTCAATGCCGCAAACGAAACACTGGCGCCCGGCGGCGGCGTGTCAGGGGCGATCCATCGCGCGGCTGGACCAGAACTGGCAGACGAATGCGCACGTATCGGCGGTTGCCCCACGGGAGAGGCGCGCATCACTGCGGGCTACCGTCTCAAGGCGCGCCACGTCATTCACGCTGTGGGACCGCGCTACAGCGGCAACCCGCGTGACGCGGAATTGCTCGCGTCAGCCTACCGCTCGGCGCTGATGCTGGCAGCCAGCCACGGCTTGCAGAGCATTGCCTTTCCATCGATCAGCACCGGCATCTACGGTTACCCGCTCGATCAGGCAGCGCCGATTGCCCTGGCGACCTGCCGTGATGTGCTGCTGAATCACCCCGGCGTCGCGCTGGTGCGATTCGTGCTTTTCGACGAGGAAACGTACCGCGCATACGAGCAGGCAGCGCAGACGATCGGGTTGACCTCCATTGAAACATGA
- a CDS encoding PAS domain S-box protein, with protein sequence MNIADSVPDPANPVALTDCLAQMERLQRIVETSNQLMFEVDPGGRFTCVNQAASTYFGVAPAACPGQPVTAFVHPDDHEKVRQWFSERSANQQRHLSEEIRVVHRHGALFHMLWRMTFHRDDTGRLQSITVITHDITEMKRQEETQRAFRLFIENSPDGFAIVDQNLRLTYTNHAFNAMLDEPSLVGRSVVELVCADDHATLVTAARTAERGQAAWDIVRYVRSDGTLITVHTGIIGLCDHQGNLIAYALVNRDMTSQLQAETELRRSEQRNRALLAAIPDLMFVLSADGIFLDYKADKLLLPPEAFLNRHVNEVLPPPLAAQALSHLECLKRTGEMQVYEYQIEFMGQIEEYEARMVPLQDSALVLARDVTAHRRAERERVAMQEQIIQAQQAALRELSTPLMPIADGVVVMPLIGVIDSARAQQIMESLLNGVSEYKAHVALIDITGVKVVDTQVAGVLLRAAQAVRMLGAQVVLTGISPEIAQTLVHIGAEIRDVKTKATLQEGIRYAMTVGNRIMSASKWFTLRHAAAPVQAFACQKMNSSEAQGRTKVRPSPVQDAG encoded by the coding sequence TGGCGGTCGCTTTACCTGCGTGAATCAGGCAGCCTCCACCTACTTTGGGGTGGCGCCAGCCGCGTGTCCTGGTCAACCGGTGACAGCGTTCGTCCATCCTGATGATCATGAAAAAGTGCGGCAATGGTTTTCGGAACGGAGCGCGAACCAACAGCGACATCTTTCGGAGGAGATTCGAGTCGTTCATCGTCACGGCGCTCTCTTCCATATGCTCTGGAGAATGACATTCCACAGGGATGATACAGGACGCCTCCAATCGATAACTGTCATCACGCACGACATCACTGAAATGAAACGGCAGGAAGAGACGCAGCGCGCTTTTCGGCTGTTCATTGAGAACTCGCCTGACGGCTTTGCGATCGTCGACCAGAATCTTCGACTGACGTATACCAATCATGCATTCAATGCCATGCTCGACGAGCCGTCGCTGGTCGGGCGGTCGGTTGTCGAACTGGTGTGCGCAGACGATCACGCGACGCTGGTAACAGCCGCCAGAACAGCAGAGCGTGGTCAGGCGGCATGGGACATTGTTCGCTACGTGCGCAGTGACGGAACGTTGATAACAGTCCATACGGGAATAATCGGGTTGTGCGATCACCAGGGCAACCTCATCGCCTATGCTCTGGTCAACCGTGATATGACTTCCCAATTGCAAGCCGAAACAGAATTGCGCCGGAGCGAGCAACGGAATCGCGCTCTGCTGGCGGCAATACCCGATCTGATGTTCGTGCTGAGCGCTGATGGCATCTTTCTTGATTACAAGGCTGATAAGCTGCTCTTGCCGCCAGAGGCGTTTCTCAACCGCCACGTCAATGAGGTGCTTCCACCGCCGCTTGCAGCCCAGGCGCTTTCCCATCTCGAGTGTCTCAAACGCACCGGCGAAATGCAGGTGTATGAGTATCAAATTGAGTTTATGGGACAGATCGAAGAGTACGAAGCGCGGATGGTACCGCTCCAGGATAGCGCCCTTGTGCTGGCTCGCGACGTCACGGCTCATCGTCGCGCCGAGCGCGAACGGGTGGCGATGCAGGAGCAGATTATTCAAGCTCAGCAGGCCGCCCTCCGCGAACTGAGCACGCCGTTGATGCCAATCGCCGACGGGGTGGTGGTGATGCCATTGATTGGGGTGATCGACTCGGCTCGTGCGCAACAGATTATGGAGAGTTTGCTGAACGGCGTGTCCGAGTATAAGGCGCACGTCGCTCTGATAGACATCACTGGCGTGAAAGTCGTTGACACCCAGGTCGCCGGAGTGCTCCTGCGCGCTGCTCAGGCAGTCCGCATGCTGGGCGCACAGGTGGTTTTGACCGGTATCAGCCCGGAGATCGCCCAGACACTGGTGCATATCGGCGCCGAGATCCGTGACGTTAAAACAAAGGCGACCCTCCAGGAGGGAATTCGCTATGCCATGACGGTCGGGAACCGAATCATGAGCGCCAGTAAGTGGTTCACCCTCCGCCATGCAGCAGCGCCCGTGCAGGCGTTTGCGTGCCAGAAGATGAACTCGTCAGAAGCGCAAGGACGGACGAAGGTGCGACCTTCGCCCGTCCAGGATGCAGGATGA